The proteins below are encoded in one region of Flavobacterium sp. IMCC34852:
- a CDS encoding hybrid sensor histidine kinase/response regulator, whose translation MKRNTIRYGNSLLCLVGLFLLYFLNTSAQSASKKEVVFEKISIHNKSEYVDVGQSNLTLEQVMASKDLKFQPMLNENTDFGFTTHHFWIRFQLKNTTKETQNYFFETARPITDVAELYVINQENKVSKLVSGDAIPYTQRSFDHRKTIFNISLNPGEQQQFYLHVKSDGEMLSMPMILYRLESLIQMTSFEQFVFGFFYGILIIAAILYLFFFFGMRDKTFFYYSMYVVFIGLLQFAIDGYFYQFITPQSGWFSLHAVVLFACVANFFLGRYAQVFLKIKDYNKFINYAFYALYILNAGLLLSLLLIPKVLEYSYPIANGLGLIVLSLIIASQISIYRKAQRLDRFFAIGVFFLICGFVVFILKNFSLLPLTFWTENGSKLGTGMEVIFLSLSMANLIRNLKNEREELQNLALQRSEEMNELKSYFLSNISHELRTPLNAILNTAKSMAKDSNDKQIQDGSQIIKYSTYSLLSSINDILDFSKIEKNEIKLELSDFDLVRTVEHIANNFAREASDKGLDFTFHKGDDLPEMVNGDSVRLNQILHNILSNALKFTHEGFVKFKIEAKKTKDNKVQIIFTVSDTGVGISKEKINSIYDSFSQEGINNKRKFGGLGLGLYIVKHLVDLHKGKIKIDSTVDLGTVCEIQLTYEKVEVIKPMETVVEATAEYDLKGKAILVVEDNAMNQMVIKMITKKWLNTTVDFANNGEEGVKKLTENHYDIILMDLQMPIMDGYEATIAIRNGEAGENKKSIPIIALTADVMETTKSRVIEIGMNKYLSKPVDKDLLFEIIKLLV comes from the coding sequence ATGAAAAGAAATACTATCCGGTATGGTAATAGTTTATTATGTCTTGTTGGCCTTTTTCTATTATATTTTCTGAATACCTCAGCACAATCGGCTTCAAAAAAAGAGGTTGTTTTCGAAAAAATCTCCATTCACAACAAATCCGAGTACGTCGATGTTGGTCAAAGCAACTTGACATTGGAACAAGTCATGGCTTCAAAAGACTTGAAGTTTCAACCGATGTTGAATGAAAATACCGACTTTGGGTTTACAACGCATCATTTTTGGATTCGATTCCAATTAAAAAACACTACAAAAGAAACGCAAAATTACTTTTTTGAAACTGCGCGACCTATTACTGATGTGGCGGAACTCTATGTCATAAATCAGGAAAATAAAGTCTCCAAATTAGTAAGTGGCGATGCAATTCCGTATACACAAAGAAGTTTTGATCACAGAAAAACTATTTTCAATATATCACTAAACCCGGGTGAACAACAGCAATTTTATCTGCATGTTAAAAGTGATGGCGAAATGCTTTCCATGCCGATGATACTTTACCGCTTGGAGTCGTTAATACAAATGACTTCTTTTGAACAATTTGTTTTTGGATTCTTTTATGGTATTTTAATTATTGCCGCCATATTGTACCTGTTCTTTTTCTTTGGTATGCGTGATAAGACTTTCTTTTATTACAGCATGTATGTGGTGTTTATTGGCTTACTGCAATTTGCCATTGACGGCTATTTTTACCAATTTATCACACCGCAATCGGGTTGGTTTTCACTGCATGCAGTTGTTTTATTTGCTTGTGTTGCCAATTTCTTCTTGGGCCGATACGCACAAGTATTTTTAAAAATAAAAGACTATAACAAGTTTATTAACTATGCTTTCTATGCATTATACATTCTTAATGCAGGTTTGCTTTTATCCTTATTATTAATTCCCAAAGTTTTAGAATATTCCTATCCTATTGCTAATGGATTAGGGCTAATTGTTTTGTCGTTAATCATTGCTTCACAGATTTCCATTTACAGAAAAGCCCAAAGACTAGATCGATTTTTTGCTATTGGGGTATTCTTTCTAATTTGTGGTTTTGTGGTTTTTATTCTGAAAAACTTCAGTCTTTTGCCATTGACATTTTGGACCGAAAACGGCTCCAAACTCGGCACCGGTATGGAAGTTATTTTCCTTTCGCTTTCGATGGCCAACTTGATTCGGAACCTAAAAAACGAACGAGAAGAATTGCAAAACTTAGCACTCCAACGTTCGGAAGAAATGAACGAATTGAAGTCTTACTTCTTATCCAACATAAGTCACGAGTTACGCACACCGTTGAATGCCATATTGAATACCGCAAAATCTATGGCGAAAGACAGCAATGACAAACAGATTCAAGACGGCAGCCAAATTATAAAGTACTCTACTTACAGCTTATTGAGCTCCATTAATGATATTTTAGACTTTTCAAAAATTGAGAAAAACGAAATCAAATTAGAGCTTTCCGATTTTGATTTGGTCAGAACTGTAGAACACATTGCCAACAATTTTGCACGAGAAGCGAGCGATAAAGGACTTGATTTCACCTTCCATAAAGGAGATGATTTGCCTGAAATGGTCAATGGCGATTCGGTTAGACTCAATCAAATTTTGCATAACATTTTGAGTAATGCACTCAAATTCACTCATGAAGGATTTGTTAAATTTAAGATTGAAGCCAAAAAAACAAAAGACAACAAAGTTCAAATAATCTTCACCGTTAGTGATACGGGAGTTGGAATTTCCAAAGAAAAAATCAACAGCATTTATGACTCTTTTTCACAAGAAGGCATTAATAATAAAAGGAAATTTGGCGGCTTAGGTCTCGGATTGTACATTGTTAAGCATTTGGTTGATTTACACAAAGGAAAGATTAAAATAGACAGCACTGTTGATTTAGGTACCGTTTGCGAAATACAATTAACCTATGAAAAAGTAGAAGTCATAAAACCAATGGAGACAGTTGTTGAAGCTACAGCGGAATACGATTTGAAAGGAAAAGCCATTTTGGTGGTTGAAGACAATGCGATGAATCAAATGGTGATTAAAATGATTACCAAAAAATGGTTAAATACTACAGTTGATTTTGCTAATAACGGCGAAGAAGGCGTGAAAAAGCTAACCGAAAATCATTATGACATTATCTTGATGGATTTGCAAATGCCTATTATGGATGGTTATGAAGCTACAATTGCCATCAGAAACGGTGAAGCCGGAGAAAACAAAAAATCGATTCCAATAATCGCTTTAACCGCAGATGTTATGGAAACAACTAAATCAAGAGTAATAGAAATCGGAATGAACAAATATTTATCGAAACCGGTTGATAAAGATTTACTTTTTGAAATCATTAAACTATTAGTGTAA
- a CDS encoding non-canonical purine NTP diphosphatase, with translation MKLVFASNNKNKIKEIQLLLPQNIEILSLEDIGCLEDIPETAATIEGNAILKANYVTEKFGYHCFADDTGLEVEALNGEPGVYSARYAGEQKDANDNMDKLLANLKGQLNRKANFKTVICLNLNGEQHLFTGIINGKIIEEKIGTNGFGYDPIFVADGYNKTFAELTLEEKSVISHRGLAVKQLVGFLSS, from the coding sequence ATGAAATTAGTTTTCGCTTCCAATAATAAAAACAAAATCAAAGAAATTCAGTTATTACTTCCTCAGAATATTGAAATTTTAAGTTTGGAAGATATCGGCTGTTTAGAAGATATTCCTGAGACAGCTGCAACCATTGAAGGCAATGCTATTCTCAAGGCTAATTATGTAACCGAGAAATTCGGGTACCATTGTTTTGCCGATGACACCGGTTTGGAAGTGGAAGCTTTGAACGGTGAACCCGGCGTTTATTCAGCCAGATATGCAGGAGAACAGAAGGATGCGAATGATAATATGGATAAATTACTGGCCAATCTCAAAGGTCAATTAAACAGAAAAGCCAATTTCAAAACCGTTATTTGCCTGAACCTGAATGGCGAACAACATCTTTTTACCGGAATTATCAATGGCAAAATTATAGAAGAGAAGATAGGAACCAACGGGTTTGGTTACGATCCGATTTTTGTGGCTGATGGTTATAATAAAACTTTTGCAGAGTTGACATTAGAAGAAAAATCAGTGATTAGTCATCGTGGATTGGCTGTTAAGCAGTTGGTTGGTTTTTTAAGTAGTTGA
- a CDS encoding DEAD/DEAH box helicase — translation MNKFEQLGLNESLLLAIKDLGFENPSEVQEKAIPALLEQNTDLVALAQTGTGKTAAFGFPLIQKIDAEDRSTQALILSPTRELCLQITNEIKQYSKYVKGLHTVAVYGGASITEQAREVKRGAQIIVATPGRMQDMINRGLVNIKNINYCILDEADEMLNMGFYEDIVSILSDTPDEKNTWLFSATMPAEVARIAKKFMSEPVEITVGHKNSGSKTVSHEFYVVNARDRYEALKRLADANPDIFSVVFCRTKRDTQAVAEKLIEDGYNAAALHGDLSQAQRDGVMKAFRGRQIQMLVATDVAARGIDVDNITHVVNYQLPDEIETYNHRSGRTGRAGKLGTSIVIITKSELRKISSIERIIQQKFEEKTIPSGIEICEIQLLHLANKIKDTEVDHEIDSYLPAINDVLDGLSKEELIKKMVSVEFNRFINYYKKKRDLSGEKGERSERSSEPREIRAGDPVRYFVNIGARDDFDWMQLKDFLKETLDLGRDDVFKVDVKEGFSFFNTDGEHTDKVMSILNGFDLNGRRINVEISKNEGGSRDRRDHNGRSSGGFRGDRNSGGERRSGGGSFGPRKEGGFRSERSSAPREGGFRSERSSDRPRREGGTSRREPGSFQREERAPRRSESNDRPAGRSFEAAKSRRPRKS, via the coding sequence ATGAATAAATTTGAACAATTAGGTCTGAATGAATCGTTACTGCTGGCGATCAAAGATCTAGGATTTGAGAATCCGTCAGAAGTCCAGGAAAAAGCGATTCCGGCACTATTGGAACAAAACACAGACTTGGTTGCCTTAGCGCAAACAGGAACAGGAAAAACCGCCGCTTTTGGTTTTCCGCTTATTCAAAAAATTGATGCCGAAGACAGAAGTACGCAAGCGTTAATTTTATCACCAACGCGTGAGCTTTGCTTACAAATCACCAACGAGATTAAACAATACTCAAAATATGTAAAGGGTTTACATACAGTGGCAGTTTATGGTGGTGCAAGCATAACTGAACAAGCCCGAGAGGTAAAGCGTGGCGCACAAATTATTGTGGCTACACCCGGTAGAATGCAAGACATGATTAATCGTGGTCTTGTGAACATTAAAAACATCAATTACTGTATTCTTGATGAAGCAGATGAGATGTTGAACATGGGGTTTTATGAAGATATCGTTTCGATATTGTCTGACACTCCAGATGAGAAAAACACTTGGTTGTTTTCAGCGACTATGCCTGCTGAGGTTGCCAGAATTGCTAAAAAGTTTATGTCAGAACCGGTTGAAATTACCGTGGGTCACAAAAACTCAGGTTCTAAAACCGTTTCACACGAATTTTATGTAGTAAACGCTCGTGATCGTTATGAAGCTCTGAAAAGATTGGCCGATGCTAATCCGGATATCTTCTCGGTGGTTTTTTGTAGAACCAAACGCGATACACAAGCGGTGGCTGAAAAGCTAATAGAAGATGGTTACAATGCTGCAGCCTTACACGGAGATTTGTCGCAAGCACAACGTGATGGCGTAATGAAAGCTTTCCGTGGTCGTCAAATTCAAATGTTGGTAGCGACAGACGTTGCGGCTCGTGGAATTGACGTTGATAATATTACACACGTAGTAAATTATCAGTTGCCGGATGAAATTGAAACCTACAATCACCGTTCAGGTCGTACAGGTCGTGCCGGAAAATTGGGGACTTCAATCGTAATTATTACCAAAAGTGAATTGCGTAAAATTTCGTCTATTGAAAGAATCATCCAACAAAAGTTTGAAGAGAAAACCATTCCCAGCGGAATTGAAATCTGTGAAATCCAATTATTGCACTTAGCCAATAAAATCAAAGATACTGAGGTTGACCATGAGATAGACAGTTATCTTCCGGCCATTAATGATGTTCTTGATGGTTTGTCTAAAGAAGAATTAATCAAGAAAATGGTTTCGGTTGAATTCAATCGATTCATCAATTACTACAAAAAGAAACGCGATTTATCGGGTGAAAAAGGAGAAAGAAGCGAGAGAAGCTCAGAGCCGAGAGAAATCAGAGCCGGAGATCCTGTTCGTTATTTCGTAAACATTGGTGCTCGTGATGATTTTGATTGGATGCAATTGAAAGATTTCTTGAAAGAAACACTTGATTTAGGTCGTGATGATGTATTCAAAGTAGATGTAAAAGAAGGTTTCTCGTTCTTTAACACCGACGGAGAACATACTGATAAAGTAATGTCGATTCTAAACGGATTTGACCTTAACGGAAGAAGAATCAATGTTGAAATTTCCAAAAACGAAGGCGGAAGTCGCGACAGACGTGACCACAACGGCAGAAGTTCGGGAGGTTTCAGAGGCGATAGAAATTCGGGCGGAGAGCGCAGAAGTGGCGGTGGAAGTTTCGGCCCAAGAAAAGAAGGCGGATTCAGAAGTGAGAGAAGCTCAGCTCCAAGAGAAGGTGGTTTCAGAAGTGAAAGAAGTTCAGACCGACCAAGAAGAGAAGGCGGAACTTCAAGACGCGAACCGGGTTCTTTTCAAAGAGAAGAAAGAGCACCAAGACGTTCTGAAAGCAATGACAGACCGGCCGGACGCTCATTTGAAGCGGCTAAAAGCAGAAGACCGAGAAAAAGCTAA
- a CDS encoding carboxypeptidase-like regulatory domain-containing protein, with protein MRYFTLLFLFLFSLSALAQDNPTGQKVSGTIVNDNNLLPIANANVININKVKGVVTNASGYFEMEVSVSDTLHISILGYQSLRIRVTNDWLKNGTAKILMTEKAIALEEVIVKKYDLTGYLEVDSKLIPEKENFRYSISGLPQAYEAGESSPNAFTRVLGSIFNPADMLYNFFGNKPKELKKLKQMKKDDTVRNLLESKFDREMISVLLGVDKKEIAEILQRCNYSESFIQTANDLQIMDAISECYEQYKVLTKKHEKYIKE; from the coding sequence ATGAGATATTTTACCCTATTATTTCTTTTTTTATTTTCATTAAGTGCTTTGGCGCAAGACAATCCAACCGGTCAAAAAGTTAGCGGAACCATTGTGAATGATAATAATTTGTTGCCTATTGCTAATGCTAATGTAATTAACATCAACAAAGTAAAAGGCGTTGTAACCAATGCGAGTGGTTATTTTGAAATGGAAGTCAGCGTGAGCGATACTTTGCACATTTCTATATTGGGTTACCAATCGTTGCGTATCAGAGTGACTAATGATTGGTTGAAAAATGGCACAGCCAAAATTTTAATGACCGAAAAGGCAATCGCGTTAGAAGAAGTGATTGTAAAAAAATACGACTTAACCGGTTATTTGGAAGTCGATTCTAAATTGATTCCCGAAAAAGAAAACTTCCGTTACAGTATCTCAGGTTTGCCTCAGGCTTATGAAGCTGGGGAAAGCTCACCTAATGCTTTTACCCGAGTGTTAGGTTCCATTTTCAATCCGGCCGATATGTTGTATAATTTCTTTGGTAACAAACCTAAAGAACTCAAGAAATTAAAGCAAATGAAAAAAGACGATACAGTTCGCAATCTTTTGGAATCTAAGTTCGACCGAGAGATGATTTCGGTATTGTTAGGGGTTGATAAAAAAGAAATCGCTGAAATCCTGCAACGTTGTAATTACTCAGAATCTTTTATTCAAACGGCTAACGATTTGCAAATCATGGATGCCATCAGTGAATGTTATGAGCAATACAAAGTGCTGACCAAAAAGCACGAAAAGTACATCAAAGAGTAA
- a CDS encoding TrmH family RNA methyltransferase produces MIDLDYLSYLEGFLTDNRKERFRNVLENRTNHFTIAVEDVYQFHNTSAVMRSCEVFGIQEINIVEQRFGKNIDKEIAMGAQKWVDINKFDNISNCIHTLKDKGYQIIATTPHNDSCLLHEFDITKKSALFFGTEKEGLSEEVMRQADGYLKIPMVGFTESLNISVSAAIIIQDITTRLRQSNVKWKLSENEIMEKRLAWAKNSIKDIERIEERYYAGQ; encoded by the coding sequence ATGATTGATTTAGACTATTTAAGTTATCTCGAAGGATTTTTAACCGACAACCGCAAGGAACGTTTTAGAAACGTTTTGGAGAATCGCACCAATCATTTTACCATTGCCGTTGAAGACGTGTATCAATTTCACAATACCAGTGCGGTAATGCGTAGTTGCGAGGTTTTTGGCATTCAGGAAATCAACATAGTAGAGCAACGCTTCGGCAAAAATATCGATAAGGAAATTGCGATGGGCGCTCAAAAATGGGTTGATATCAATAAGTTTGACAATATCTCCAATTGCATTCATACCTTGAAAGACAAAGGTTATCAAATCATTGCTACAACGCCGCACAATGATTCTTGTTTGCTGCATGAATTTGACATAACTAAAAAAAGTGCATTGTTTTTCGGTACTGAAAAAGAAGGCCTTTCCGAGGAAGTAATGCGCCAAGCCGATGGCTACTTGAAAATTCCTATGGTTGGTTTTACTGAAAGCTTAAATATCTCTGTGTCGGCGGCAATCATCATTCAGGATATTACTACTCGCCTACGGCAATCTAATGTAAAGTGGAAACTTTCCGAAAATGAAATAATGGAAAAACGTTTGGCTTGGGCCAAAAATTCGATTAAAGATATTGAGCGGATTGAAGAACGCTACTATGCCGGGCAATAA
- a CDS encoding SIR2 family NAD-dependent protein deacylase: MKRKLVVLTGAGISAESGIRTFRDADGLWEGHDVMEVASYDGWLRNKALVLDFYNQRRRQLHEVKPNLGHIVLAELEQDFDIHIITQNVDNLHEQAGSSKVLHLHGELLKVRSDHPQFEVLDWTSDLNIGDVDSAGNQLRPHIVWFGEAVPAIEEAIDIVETADFLAVVGTSLQVYPAAGLMHYANKNIPLFYIDPNPATIYDLQNPLEVISMTATKGIPVLKQKLLHLK; the protein is encoded by the coding sequence ATGAAAAGGAAACTAGTCGTTTTAACCGGAGCCGGAATATCTGCAGAAAGCGGTATCAGAACCTTTCGCGATGCCGATGGTTTATGGGAAGGACATGATGTCATGGAAGTCGCTTCTTATGATGGTTGGCTCAGAAATAAAGCTTTGGTTTTAGATTTTTACAATCAAAGAAGAAGACAATTACATGAGGTAAAACCCAATCTTGGGCATATTGTATTGGCCGAATTAGAGCAGGATTTTGACATTCACATTATCACCCAAAATGTAGACAATCTTCACGAGCAAGCCGGAAGCAGTAAGGTTTTGCATCTGCATGGTGAATTATTAAAAGTGCGAAGTGATCATCCTCAATTTGAAGTTTTAGATTGGACTTCTGATCTAAATATAGGCGATGTTGATTCAGCAGGAAACCAACTGCGACCACATATCGTTTGGTTTGGCGAAGCCGTTCCTGCGATTGAAGAAGCAATAGATATTGTGGAAACAGCCGATTTTTTGGCAGTCGTTGGTACGTCACTTCAAGTATATCCCGCAGCTGGTTTGATGCATTATGCCAACAAAAATATTCCTTTGTTTTATATCGATCCAAATCCGGCTACAATCTATGATTTGCAAAATCCTCTGGAAGTGATTTCAATGACTGCCACGAAAGGTATCCCTGTTTTAAAGCAGAAATTACTCCATTTAAAATAA
- the purB gene encoding adenylosuccinate lyase, producing MSLTTLNAISPIDGRYRKATKSLAAFFSEEALIKYRVLVEVEYFIALCESDLPQLKGVNRNSFESLRNIYSNFTTEDALVIKETEKTTNHDVKAVEYFIKDKFEALGLSDYKEFIHFGLTSQDINNTAIPLSTKEAFEKVYMPSLIALIAKLKELSMEWKDIPMLARTHGQPASPTRLGKEILVFVERLEEQMRLLFNIPFAAKFGGATGNFNAHHVAYPNMDWKQFGTTFVEETLGLQHSFPTTQIEHYDHFAAFFDALKRINTIIIDLDRDIWTYVSMDYFKQKIKAGEIGSSAMPHKVNPIDFENSEGNLGIANAIFEHLSAKLPISRLQRDLTDSTVLRNVGVPFGHTIIAFEATLKGLNKLLLNESKFAEDLEKNWAVVAEAIQTILRREGYPNPYEALKGLTRTNEVMNKESIHAFIGTLNVSEDIKAELLAISPSNYLGI from the coding sequence ATGTCACTAACAACTTTAAATGCCATTTCACCCATTGACGGAAGATACCGTAAAGCTACCAAATCTTTAGCCGCTTTTTTCTCTGAAGAAGCATTAATAAAATATAGAGTTCTGGTTGAGGTTGAATATTTTATTGCGTTATGCGAAAGTGATTTACCTCAATTGAAAGGAGTTAATAGAAACAGTTTTGAATCTCTGAGAAATATCTATAGTAACTTTACTACTGAAGATGCTTTGGTTATTAAGGAAACTGAGAAAACAACCAATCACGATGTGAAAGCGGTAGAGTATTTTATCAAAGATAAATTCGAAGCTTTAGGATTGAGTGACTACAAAGAGTTTATTCATTTCGGATTGACTTCACAAGACATTAATAATACGGCGATTCCGCTTTCAACAAAAGAAGCTTTTGAAAAAGTATATATGCCAAGCCTGATTGCTCTGATTGCTAAGTTGAAAGAGTTAAGCATGGAGTGGAAGGATATTCCGATGTTGGCCAGAACGCACGGACAGCCTGCTTCTCCAACACGTTTAGGAAAAGAAATTTTAGTTTTCGTAGAGCGTTTAGAAGAACAAATGCGTTTGTTGTTTAACATTCCGTTTGCGGCTAAATTTGGTGGTGCGACCGGAAATTTCAATGCGCATCATGTGGCTTATCCGAATATGGATTGGAAGCAATTCGGAACCACTTTTGTTGAGGAAACATTAGGATTACAACATTCTTTCCCAACCACGCAAATTGAACATTATGATCATTTTGCTGCCTTTTTTGATGCGTTGAAAAGAATCAATACTATCATTATCGATTTAGACCGAGATATTTGGACCTATGTTTCGATGGATTATTTCAAGCAAAAAATCAAAGCCGGAGAGATTGGTTCTTCAGCAATGCCACACAAAGTAAACCCAATTGATTTTGAGAACTCTGAAGGAAACTTAGGGATTGCCAATGCCATATTCGAACATTTGTCAGCCAAGTTACCGATTTCGAGATTGCAACGCGATTTAACCGATAGTACGGTTTTGAGAAATGTTGGCGTTCCTTTCGGGCACACTATCATTGCTTTTGAAGCGACTTTAAAAGGCTTGAATAAATTGTTGTTGAACGAATCCAAATTTGCCGAAGACTTAGAAAAAAATTGGGCCGTTGTAGCCGAAGCCATTCAAACCATTTTGCGTCGTGAAGGTTATCCGAATCCATATGAAGCCTTAAAAGGATTGACCAGAACTAACGAAGTGATGAACAAAGAATCCATTCACGCTTTTATCGGAACATTGAATGTTTCTGAGGATATCAAAGCCGAATTGTTAGCGATATCACCAAGTAATTATTTGGGGATTTAA
- the guaB gene encoding IMP dehydrogenase → MKAHATKIVGEGLTYDDVLLIPNYSEVLPREVSIQSKFSKNITLNVPIVSAAMDTVTESAMAIAMAQEGGIGVLHKNMTIEQQAAKVRKVKRAEAGMILDPVTLPLTATVGDAKMAMKEFGIGGIPVVDENGVLKGIATNRDLRFEKINARPITEVMTSKNLVTAAVGTTLQEAEGILQQNKIEKLPVVDTNYKLVGLITFRDITKLTQKPIANKDKFGRLRVAAALGVTADALERATALVNAGVDAVIIDTAHGHTKGVVSVLKEVKAKFPELDVVVGNIATPEAALYLVENGADAVKVGIGPGSICTTRVVAGVGFPQFSAVLEVAAALRGTGVPVIADGGIRYTGDIPKAIAAGADSVMLGSLLAGTKESPGETIIFEGRKFKSYRGMGSVEAMQEGSKDRYFQDVEDDIKKLVPEGIVGRVPYKGELNESMQQFIGGLRAGMGYCGAKDIPTLQENGRFVRITASGIGESHPHNVTITKEAPNYSR, encoded by the coding sequence ATGAAAGCACACGCCACTAAAATCGTTGGTGAAGGTCTTACCTACGACGATGTACTGCTAATCCCTAATTATTCTGAAGTTTTACCGCGCGAAGTCAGCATACAATCGAAGTTTTCGAAAAATATCACTTTAAATGTTCCCATCGTTTCAGCCGCTATGGATACTGTAACCGAGAGCGCTATGGCAATAGCTATGGCTCAAGAAGGCGGCATTGGCGTATTACACAAGAATATGACTATTGAGCAACAAGCCGCTAAAGTCAGAAAAGTAAAACGTGCCGAAGCCGGAATGATACTCGATCCGGTAACGTTGCCGTTGACGGCTACTGTAGGAGATGCTAAAATGGCCATGAAAGAGTTTGGCATAGGCGGTATTCCCGTAGTGGATGAAAACGGCGTATTGAAAGGAATTGCCACCAACCGAGATTTGCGATTTGAAAAAATAAATGCCCGACCAATAACTGAGGTAATGACTTCTAAAAATTTAGTCACAGCTGCGGTTGGCACTACCTTACAAGAAGCAGAAGGCATTTTACAACAAAACAAAATTGAAAAACTACCGGTAGTGGATACCAACTATAAATTGGTCGGTTTAATTACCTTCAGAGATATTACTAAGCTTACCCAAAAACCTATTGCTAATAAAGACAAGTTTGGCCGTTTAAGAGTAGCCGCTGCATTGGGCGTTACAGCGGATGCGTTGGAAAGAGCAACCGCATTAGTAAATGCCGGTGTAGATGCTGTAATTATTGATACCGCTCACGGTCATACCAAAGGCGTAGTCAGTGTTTTAAAAGAAGTCAAAGCCAAGTTTCCCGAATTGGACGTGGTCGTTGGAAATATTGCCACACCGGAAGCGGCTTTGTATTTAGTTGAAAATGGTGCCGATGCGGTAAAAGTGGGTATTGGACCGGGTTCAATTTGTACCACTCGAGTGGTTGCCGGCGTTGGATTTCCGCAATTTTCAGCTGTGTTAGAAGTTGCCGCGGCTTTGAGAGGCACAGGAGTTCCGGTAATTGCTGATGGTGGCATTCGTTACACAGGCGATATTCCGAAAGCGATTGCTGCCGGTGCGGACAGTGTAATGCTTGGTTCGTTATTAGCAGGAACCAAAGAATCTCCGGGGGAAACCATCATTTTTGAAGGAAGAAAATTCAAGTCTTATCGCGGTATGGGTTCTGTGGAAGCCATGCAAGAAGGTTCAAAAGACCGTTACTTCCAAGATGTGGAAGACGATATTAAAAAATTAGTGCCGGAAGGAATTGTTGGCCGAGTACCTTACAAAGGTGAGTTAAACGAAAGCATGCAACAATTCATTGGCGGTTTACGGGCCGGAATGGGATATTGCGGTGCCAAAGATATTCCAACCTTACAAGAAAACGGAAGATTCGTTAGAATCACCGCAAGCGGAATCGGCGAAAGTCATCCGCATAATGTGACGATTACTAAAGAAGCTCCGAATTATTCGAGATAA
- a CDS encoding hydroxymethylglutaryl-CoA lyase: MKPIKIIECPRDAMQGIKTFIPTEKKVDYIQALLRVGFDTIDFGSFVSPKAIPQMQDTAEVLAQLDLSQTQSKLLAIIANTQGAQLASVHKEIQYLGFPFSISENFQMRNTHKTIAESLITLQEILDIANASDKEVVAYLSMGFGNPYGDPWNVEIVGEWTEKLANRGVKILSLSDTIGSSTPEVIDYLFSNLIPKYPNIEFGAHLHTTPDKWHEKVDAAYKAGCRRFDGAIQGFGGCPMAKDDLTGNMPTEKLLSYFTAQRENTNTSPMSFESAYNEASKIFNAYH, encoded by the coding sequence TTGAAGCCCATCAAAATTATAGAATGTCCACGAGATGCCATGCAAGGCATTAAAACCTTTATTCCGACTGAGAAGAAAGTGGATTATATTCAGGCTTTGCTTCGTGTGGGTTTTGATACGATTGATTTTGGCAGTTTTGTTTCTCCCAAAGCGATTCCGCAAATGCAGGATACTGCCGAAGTGTTGGCTCAATTAGATTTATCTCAAACCCAAAGTAAACTATTGGCTATTATTGCCAATACCCAAGGCGCTCAATTGGCTTCAGTTCATAAAGAGATTCAATATTTAGGTTTTCCTTTTTCGATTTCAGAAAACTTTCAGATGCGTAATACGCACAAGACTATAGCTGAAAGCTTGATTACCTTGCAAGAGATTTTAGACATTGCGAATGCTTCTGATAAAGAAGTTGTAGCTTATCTTTCTATGGGATTCGGCAATCCGTACGGCGATCCTTGGAATGTGGAAATTGTAGGCGAATGGACAGAAAAGTTAGCCAATAGAGGCGTAAAAATCTTATCGCTTTCCGATACGATTGGTAGTTCTACTCCGGAAGTCATTGATTATTTGTTTTCGAATTTGATTCCGAAATACCCTAACATCGAATTTGGTGCCCACTTACATACCACTCCCGATAAATGGCATGAAAAAGTGGATGCGGCCTACAAAGCCGGTTGTCGTAGATTTGATGGAGCCATTCAAGGTTTTGGCGGATGCCCTATGGCTAAAGACGATTTGACCGGAAATATGCCTACTGAAAAACTTCTATCCTATTTCACCGCTCAAAGGGAAAATACCAACACTAGTCCAATGAGTTTTGAAAGCGCTTATAATGAGGCTTCTAAAATTTTCAATGCTTATCATTAA